From a single Bryobacter aggregatus MPL3 genomic region:
- a CDS encoding IS630 family transposase has protein sequence MEAKRGRPKKQELVVTEQQREELERLVRQPRKSRATAFRARIILECDGGLSNAAVAAKLRTTGFTVGFWRNRFIVGGISTLGDEPRPGAPREIGDDKIEQVVRLTLEKAPKGATHWSSRMLATRTGLSQSTISRIWRAFGLKPHRSETFQLSNDPLLVDKVRDIIGLYLSPPHHALVLCVDEKSQIQALSRNQPVLPLRSGQLERRTHDYQRHGVTSLFAALDIATGRVLGKCYRRHRSVEFLDFLKKIDAAAPADLDVHLVLDNYGTHKTAKVRQWLQKRPRYHLHFTPTHASWLNQVERWFALLTQRQIKRGSHRSVSELEDAIRKFIAVHNEQPKPFLWTKSASQILESIARFASTTLAAHQPNTSARNQ, from the coding sequence ATGGAAGCGAAGCGAGGACGACCCAAGAAGCAGGAGTTGGTGGTAACCGAGCAGCAACGGGAAGAGTTGGAACGGTTGGTGCGGCAGCCAAGAAAGTCCCGAGCAACAGCGTTTCGGGCACGAATCATCCTGGAATGCGACGGCGGATTGAGTAACGCCGCAGTTGCGGCGAAGCTGAGGACAACTGGGTTTACTGTTGGATTCTGGCGTAATCGTTTCATTGTGGGCGGGATCTCAACTTTGGGAGATGAGCCTCGGCCCGGGGCGCCACGAGAAATCGGCGACGACAAGATTGAGCAGGTCGTCCGGCTCACACTGGAGAAGGCCCCCAAGGGAGCAACCCATTGGTCCAGCCGAATGCTGGCGACGAGAACAGGACTGAGTCAATCCACCATCAGCCGCATCTGGCGTGCCTTTGGTCTGAAGCCACATCGAAGCGAAACCTTCCAGTTGTCGAACGATCCGTTGCTGGTTGACAAAGTGCGGGACATTATTGGGCTCTATCTGTCGCCCCCGCATCATGCGTTGGTGCTGTGCGTGGATGAGAAAAGTCAGATCCAGGCGCTAAGCCGGAACCAACCCGTGTTGCCGCTACGAAGCGGTCAACTTGAGCGCCGCACGCACGACTATCAACGACATGGAGTGACCAGTCTGTTTGCGGCTCTGGATATCGCCACCGGCCGGGTATTGGGCAAATGCTATCGCCGTCATCGCTCTGTAGAGTTCCTCGATTTCTTGAAAAAAATCGATGCGGCCGCCCCTGCCGACCTGGATGTCCATCTGGTGCTGGATAACTACGGAACGCACAAGACCGCCAAGGTTCGACAGTGGCTCCAAAAGAGGCCCCGGTATCATCTGCACTTTACTCCCACACATGCCTCTTGGTTGAACCAAGTCGAACGCTGGTTTGCGTTGTTGACACAACGGCAAATCAAGCGTGGCTCTCATCGAAGCGTCTCGGAACTAGAGGACGCTATTCGGAAGTTCATTGCCGTGCACAACGAGCAACCCAAACCATTCCTCTGGACCAAATCTGCCTCTCAAATTCTTGAGTCCATCGCCCGCTTTGCTTCAACCACCCTTGCCGCCCATCAACCGAACACTTCTGCTAGAAATCAATGA
- a CDS encoding VOC family protein, producing MSILPAETRVGRVRLAISNLDRSLHFYQFVLGLKLLDSRPGFAALGTSTEVLVELEQRIGIVPIIGRRTLGLYHFAILLPSRQDLANFLVHLSDTRTPFGASDHLFSEAIYIEDPDGINIEVYADRPRSEWVYHHGEIVGSVDPLRTRELLAVVTPKGWQGIPEGTIMGHVHFYVSDLDSAERFYTGGLGMEMTVRSLPGALFVAAGGYHHHIGLNTWAAQSPVATSDDARLLQWHLLLPTTQAREAAADRLAGLGILLSGNRATDPWGLTLLLDVAGR from the coding sequence ATGTCGATTCTGCCAGCAGAAACTCGTGTCGGAAGGGTCCGTCTTGCAATCTCCAATTTGGATCGCTCCCTGCACTTCTATCAGTTTGTTCTTGGGCTCAAGTTGCTGGATTCCCGGCCTGGCTTTGCTGCTCTCGGCACCTCCACAGAGGTTTTAGTGGAGCTGGAGCAGCGCATTGGCATCGTTCCCATCATCGGGCGAAGAACTCTAGGTTTGTATCACTTTGCGATTCTCCTGCCCAGCCGGCAGGATCTTGCAAATTTTCTGGTACATCTCTCGGATACGCGAACTCCCTTTGGTGCTTCCGATCACCTCTTCAGCGAAGCGATCTACATCGAAGACCCTGACGGGATCAATATTGAAGTCTATGCCGACCGGCCCCGGAGTGAGTGGGTTTACCACCATGGCGAGATCGTAGGAAGTGTCGACCCACTGCGGACCCGGGAACTTCTTGCCGTGGTGACGCCGAAAGGCTGGCAAGGCATTCCGGAAGGCACCATCATGGGCCATGTGCACTTCTATGTGAGTGATCTGGACAGCGCAGAGCGCTTCTACACCGGAGGGTTGGGCATGGAGATGACGGTCCGGAGCTTGCCTGGAGCGCTCTTTGTAGCCGCGGGCGGATACCACCATCACATCGGACTCAATACCTGGGCTGCGCAATCGCCGGTTGCGACCTCGGACGACGCCCGGCTTCTCCAGTGGCATCTCTTGCTTCCGACAACCCAGGCCCGCGAGGCGGCGGCAGACCGTCTCGCGGGTCTGGGCATCCTTTTGTCAGGGAACCGAGCCACGGATCCCTGGGGACTTACATTGCTGCTCGACGTCGCCGGCCGCTGA
- a CDS encoding NAD(P)-dependent oxidoreductase produces MNVALIGASGMIGSRILNELLTRGHHVTAISRHATKVDGVPYRHADLLNHASIAKAIHGIPTVISAYSPPASSPSDLLLATQSLIAAHPKRLLVVSGAGSLDVTPGHRLVDTPDFPASWKPIALAHVAALDLLQKSNLDWTCLSPAALIEPGIRSGKFRLGQNLLLTDAKGQSRISAEDFAVALVDELEKPQHSRSRFTLAY; encoded by the coding sequence ATGAATGTCGCCCTGATTGGTGCCTCCGGCATGATCGGAAGCCGGATTCTCAACGAATTGCTCACCCGTGGCCATCATGTCACGGCCATTTCCCGGCATGCGACAAAAGTAGACGGCGTCCCTTACCGGCATGCCGATCTTCTCAACCATGCCAGCATCGCCAAAGCCATCCATGGCATTCCTACCGTTATTAGCGCTTATAGCCCGCCGGCGAGTTCCCCATCGGACCTCTTGCTGGCGACGCAATCGCTTATTGCTGCTCACCCCAAGCGCCTCCTCGTGGTGAGCGGCGCCGGAAGTCTTGATGTGACTCCCGGACATCGGCTTGTCGATACTCCAGACTTTCCTGCTTCCTGGAAACCCATCGCATTGGCACACGTGGCAGCGCTTGACCTGCTCCAGAAATCGAATCTCGATTGGACCTGCCTGAGCCCGGCCGCCTTGATCGAACCCGGAATCCGGTCGGGAAAGTTCCGGCTCGGCCAGAATCTTCTCCTCACGGATGCCAAGGGGCAAAGCAGGATCTCTGCGGAAGATTTTGCCGTCGCCCTGGTCGATGAGCTCGAGAAGCCGCAACACTCTCGCTCCCGCTTTACTCTTGCCTATTGA
- a CDS encoding TolC family protein — protein MPITRFFQARLRWLCAFWVFAAHALAQPTLSSRLNLQQAVDAALERYPSVRVSEEELRSATAAIQLARTAYLPSLEAVAGINRATRNNVLGLLLPSQVLSPISGPVLGTNGLGSAWGSTVGLLATWEPFDFGLRQANVAVAQAGRARAEAIAGRTRLDIATIVADTVLTIVAAEQTIIAARAAADRSAELVRIIDALVRTELRPGAELSLAEAEQASAQAQLIRARQAEAEAKGVLGALLGIEPKTLSIDAGKLLTMAGPLPQTGDLSESPLAREQDAATAEVQARLRVLDRSYYPRFAIQGTSYARGTGAISDGRLLGGVNGLGPNIQNWGLGFTATFNVFEYQAIRARRSAESAHLDAERARYSQVLVDLRARQNKASAAFEGALEVAQTTPVVVDAARHLTEQARARYQSGLGTALEVADAHRRLAQAEIDDSLARLGTWRAKLALFAATGNLSPLLIEASQ, from the coding sequence ATGCCAATCACACGATTCTTCCAGGCGAGACTTCGATGGCTCTGTGCATTCTGGGTCTTTGCCGCCCATGCCCTCGCTCAGCCCACTCTGTCCTCGCGTCTCAATCTCCAACAGGCTGTAGACGCAGCACTGGAGCGATATCCTTCCGTGCGCGTCTCGGAAGAAGAGTTGCGTAGCGCCACGGCTGCGATTCAACTGGCCCGAACGGCATACCTTCCATCACTGGAAGCAGTTGCTGGGATCAATCGCGCAACAAGGAATAACGTACTTGGACTCCTGCTGCCCTCGCAGGTCCTTTCCCCGATATCCGGGCCAGTACTGGGCACCAATGGCCTGGGCAGCGCGTGGGGAAGCACCGTCGGGCTGCTCGCCACCTGGGAGCCATTCGACTTTGGGCTCCGCCAGGCGAATGTAGCAGTTGCCCAAGCGGGGCGGGCTCGAGCCGAGGCGATTGCCGGCCGCACGCGACTCGATATCGCGACGATCGTCGCCGATACCGTTCTCACGATCGTTGCCGCCGAGCAAACGATCATCGCCGCTCGTGCTGCTGCCGACCGCTCCGCGGAACTGGTGCGAATCATCGATGCTCTGGTTCGGACCGAACTACGTCCGGGAGCGGAACTGTCGCTCGCAGAAGCAGAACAGGCTTCCGCTCAGGCGCAGCTCATTCGCGCCCGTCAGGCTGAGGCAGAAGCCAAGGGAGTTCTGGGAGCGCTCCTCGGAATAGAGCCGAAGACGCTGAGCATCGATGCCGGAAAGCTCTTAACGATGGCAGGCCCTCTACCCCAGACTGGGGACTTATCGGAAAGCCCGCTTGCGCGTGAGCAAGATGCGGCAACGGCAGAGGTGCAAGCGCGGCTACGCGTACTGGATCGCAGTTATTATCCGCGATTCGCAATTCAAGGAACTTCCTACGCACGTGGCACCGGAGCGATTTCAGATGGCAGACTCCTCGGTGGAGTGAACGGATTGGGACCAAACATACAGAACTGGGGACTCGGGTTTACCGCAACCTTCAACGTCTTTGAGTACCAGGCTATTCGTGCCCGCCGGAGTGCGGAAAGCGCTCACCTCGACGCCGAAAGAGCCCGTTATAGCCAAGTGCTGGTCGATCTCCGAGCCCGGCAGAACAAGGCATCTGCAGCGTTCGAAGGCGCGCTCGAAGTGGCACAGACGACGCCCGTGGTCGTGGACGCAGCTCGTCATCTCACTGAACAGGCGAGAGCCCGGTACCAGTCCGGACTCGGCACCGCGCTTGAAGTTGCGGATGCGCACCGGCGGCTTGCGCAGGCAGAGATTGACGATAGCCTCGCTCGTCTGGGGACATGGCGCGCCAAGCTCGCGCTATTCGCAGCCACAGGAAACCTGAGCCCACTGTTAATTGAAGC
- a CDS encoding ADOP family duplicated permease codes for MRWLNRLKLRVRSLVQRQELESELQQELDFHLAEQKAEYQSRGMSAAEAELAARRCFGNCSLLAEECRDQRGTQSFDCLAGDLNIAVRTLWRSPGFTLASTLTLALGVGANLIFFSTAYGVLFRPLPYPDPARIVEIDLGIGGVGPTTALRNLAVQADYAGYLPKVETTAQLGGEAVRVQSANATWNLARVLGVQPALGRWFEAREENAGQHRVVVLSDRMWRERFDASRNLLGRQILLNEEPYEIVGVMPPQFAFPTPGTELWTPIRIDPASPASMWGNLNLWPIGRLKPNATLQSAQAELRPILNRIRPLFPWRMPEAWGVSSTLVLHSQLLVKDARPKLLALAGASLLLLLIACANVSNLLLTRWILRSREFAVREALGAGRGRLLRQVITENLVLATFGGAAGVLVAWGLLRFLPLLLGDIPRLHELRIVPNAAIGAVATMLGTFAILSVVPMLRSKILGGQVVSGGRSSAGRSSTRISLALAGLQLAMATALLIGAGLMGRTLWQLANVDSGLHTTQVLTASVAAGPSRCSTAERCWSFLQDVSATLAAVPGVRSVNWSNGIPLTRQISAMSVDIEDHPKEAGAPAFVLWHSTATPGYFGALGIPLRAGRLFADADRAATLPVAIISEATARRFWPKESPLGKIIRPVSGKVGRRVVGVVGDVAQYSLDGFPSWIDGVQYVPFEQALPRSSGVVPVPLLIEAVSVPTAALQSAIRQRFPDVVVSGFVSIGAVREASVSHRRSTAWLLSFVAGLGLLLGVVGVHGVLTQRATQRTREMGVRMALGATAGEIAFVVLREALLVGVAGAALGAVVAFELSRFLRALLFGIAESDVMTYVGGPAVLIATALLAAAIPAIRAARMDPVKILRAE; via the coding sequence ATGCGGTGGCTCAACCGTCTGAAGCTTCGAGTTCGATCGCTTGTGCAGCGCCAGGAGCTAGAGTCTGAACTTCAGCAAGAGTTGGACTTCCACCTTGCCGAACAGAAGGCAGAGTACCAGAGCCGAGGGATGTCTGCGGCCGAGGCCGAGTTGGCTGCCCGGCGTTGCTTTGGAAACTGCTCTCTACTTGCCGAGGAGTGCCGCGACCAGCGAGGCACTCAGTCTTTCGATTGCTTGGCCGGCGATTTGAACATCGCGGTGCGAACGCTCTGGCGGTCTCCAGGATTCACCTTGGCCTCGACCCTCACCCTTGCTCTTGGCGTTGGTGCGAACTTGATCTTCTTCTCGACTGCATATGGCGTTCTATTTCGGCCGCTTCCCTATCCTGATCCCGCCCGAATCGTCGAGATCGACCTCGGCATCGGTGGTGTCGGACCCACCACGGCTCTGCGGAACCTGGCTGTTCAGGCCGACTATGCCGGTTATCTGCCTAAGGTTGAGACGACTGCCCAACTCGGGGGCGAGGCTGTTCGCGTGCAAAGCGCCAATGCAACGTGGAACCTGGCTCGTGTACTAGGTGTGCAGCCCGCTTTGGGCCGTTGGTTTGAGGCGCGCGAGGAGAATGCAGGCCAACACCGGGTTGTGGTTCTGAGCGACCGGATGTGGCGGGAGCGTTTTGACGCGAGCAGGAACCTTCTTGGAAGGCAGATTCTGCTCAACGAGGAGCCATACGAAATCGTGGGCGTCATGCCTCCTCAGTTTGCTTTTCCGACGCCGGGTACAGAGCTATGGACGCCCATTCGAATCGATCCCGCGAGTCCTGCTTCGATGTGGGGCAATCTGAATCTCTGGCCGATTGGACGCTTGAAGCCGAATGCCACGCTACAGTCCGCCCAGGCGGAGTTGCGGCCCATCCTCAATCGCATTCGGCCGCTATTTCCGTGGCGGATGCCAGAAGCATGGGGCGTGAGTTCCACGCTTGTGCTCCACAGCCAGCTCCTTGTGAAAGATGCGCGGCCCAAGCTGCTGGCGCTGGCGGGTGCTTCGCTATTGTTGTTGCTGATTGCCTGCGCTAACGTTTCGAACTTGCTGTTGACTCGATGGATTCTCCGCAGCCGCGAGTTTGCAGTGCGGGAAGCGCTGGGTGCGGGGCGTGGCCGCTTGTTGCGGCAAGTGATTACGGAGAATTTGGTTCTGGCTACTTTCGGCGGTGCGGCCGGGGTGTTGGTGGCCTGGGGATTGCTCCGGTTTCTGCCGCTGCTTCTGGGCGACATTCCAAGACTGCACGAGCTTCGGATTGTTCCCAATGCCGCCATTGGGGCCGTCGCAACGATGCTGGGGACCTTCGCCATCCTGAGTGTTGTTCCGATGCTGCGATCGAAGATACTCGGTGGTCAAGTTGTTTCGGGTGGCAGGAGCAGTGCCGGCAGGTCTTCGACCCGTATCTCACTGGCGCTTGCCGGGCTGCAACTGGCAATGGCTACGGCATTGCTCATTGGTGCTGGGCTCATGGGGAGGACGCTTTGGCAGCTTGCCAATGTAGACTCGGGCCTCCACACAACGCAAGTCCTGACTGCTTCGGTTGCTGCCGGGCCGAGTAGGTGTTCTACGGCAGAACGGTGTTGGAGTTTTCTGCAAGATGTGAGTGCGACACTCGCTGCGGTGCCGGGCGTGCGGAGCGTCAACTGGTCGAACGGAATCCCGTTGACCAGACAGATCTCTGCCATGTCCGTCGATATTGAAGACCATCCCAAAGAAGCTGGGGCTCCCGCATTCGTTCTATGGCACAGCACCGCAACTCCGGGTTACTTTGGAGCTCTTGGCATCCCTCTTCGCGCGGGCCGTCTGTTTGCTGATGCGGACCGGGCCGCTACTCTTCCTGTGGCCATCATCAGTGAGGCTACTGCCAGGAGGTTCTGGCCGAAGGAGTCGCCGCTTGGCAAGATCATCCGTCCGGTGTCGGGCAAGGTGGGACGAAGGGTGGTGGGTGTTGTTGGCGACGTCGCTCAGTATTCGCTCGATGGCTTTCCATCCTGGATCGATGGAGTGCAATATGTTCCCTTTGAGCAGGCCTTGCCGCGCTCTTCTGGTGTCGTCCCCGTACCGCTTCTGATTGAGGCTGTATCAGTCCCGACTGCTGCTCTGCAAAGTGCGATTCGGCAGCGCTTCCCGGACGTCGTAGTCTCTGGTTTCGTATCGATCGGCGCCGTTCGCGAAGCGTCGGTGTCGCATCGGAGATCGACGGCCTGGCTCCTGTCCTTTGTTGCGGGGTTGGGTTTGCTGCTCGGGGTTGTGGGCGTACATGGCGTGTTGACGCAACGGGCCACCCAAAGGACGCGCGAGATGGGTGTCCGGATGGCGTTGGGCGCTACTGCTGGCGAGATCGCCTTTGTCGTGTTGCGTGAAGCGCTGCTCGTGGGTGTGGCAGGGGCGGCTCTCGGTGCCGTGGTTGCATTCGAGCTGAGCCGCTTCTTACGCGCGCTGCTCTTTGGCATCGCAGAAAGTGATGTCATGACCTATGTGGGTGGTCCGGCCGTTCTGATTGCAACCGCTCTGTTGGCGGCCGCGATCCCTGCCATTCGGGCTGCTCGCATGGACCCGGTGAAGATTCTCCGCGCGGAGTAG
- a CDS encoding catalase family peroxidase → MSTPRNEQESALGKDVLEALDTLNGYHAGHRPAHAKGLMLRGHFQPSLEAGELTTAPHAHTDSTPVTVRFSDFAGVPTVPDNDPMGGGPRGCAVRFHLGEHVHTDLVAHSVDGFPVRTAEEFVEFLRAIPRSGPDAPKPNPLDIFLSTRPKAVQFVTTPKPFPASFATEAFFAVTAVKFINAAGEVRFGRFRIKPEAGTSYLTDEVAATKGPNYLFEEMAARLAQGPVRMKVVVQMAEPGDIVDDSTEHWPADRPEIRFGSLELNETVSEERIIFDPVARVSGIESSGDPLSEPRAAAYLISGRRRRAAM, encoded by the coding sequence ATGTCCACTCCACGAAACGAACAGGAATCTGCGCTTGGCAAGGATGTTCTTGAAGCGCTTGATACGCTCAATGGTTATCACGCGGGGCATCGACCCGCCCACGCGAAAGGGCTGATGTTGCGAGGCCATTTCCAGCCTTCCCTCGAAGCGGGAGAGTTGACGACAGCACCTCATGCGCACACCGATTCCACGCCGGTCACCGTGCGATTCTCTGATTTCGCGGGAGTCCCGACAGTGCCGGATAACGATCCAATGGGAGGAGGTCCACGGGGTTGCGCCGTTCGCTTTCATCTTGGGGAGCACGTGCATACGGATCTTGTGGCCCATTCAGTCGATGGCTTCCCCGTCCGCACTGCTGAGGAATTTGTGGAGTTCTTACGCGCCATTCCGCGGAGCGGACCGGATGCCCCCAAGCCCAATCCGTTGGACATCTTTCTCAGTACCCGACCCAAGGCCGTACAGTTCGTGACTACGCCGAAGCCCTTTCCGGCAAGCTTTGCGACCGAGGCTTTCTTTGCCGTGACCGCAGTGAAATTCATCAATGCCGCCGGAGAAGTTCGTTTTGGACGATTCCGAATCAAGCCAGAAGCAGGAACCTCTTACTTGACAGATGAGGTAGCCGCTACAAAGGGGCCTAACTATCTGTTTGAAGAGATGGCTGCACGTCTCGCGCAAGGGCCAGTCCGGATGAAAGTAGTGGTGCAGATGGCTGAGCCCGGAGATATCGTGGACGATTCCACGGAGCACTGGCCCGCAGACCGGCCGGAAATCAGATTTGGAAGCCTGGAGTTGAACGAGACCGTATCAGAAGAGAGGATCATCTTCGACCCGGTTGCCAGAGTCAGCGGAATTGAGTCCTCCGGCGACCCGCTCTCGGAACCGCGAGCTGCTGCCTATCTGATCAGCGGCCGGCGACGTCGAGCAGCAATGTAA
- a CDS encoding aldehyde dehydrogenase family protein gives MNENETTALVRVFDRAYINGKFVTPHGTQAVDLVNPTNNTVIGKVIMADEIDTRQAIAAAKEAFHTFSQSSKEYRMDCLQRLHDAVAKRMDQLVDATVLEYGAPQDRAKSSNNLAANIFLHFKEVLKDFGLVRTVGTSKVVMEPAGVVGIFTPWNSSAGSIAIKMAPAIAAGCTVVIKPSEMSAMQTEVLMDAFHEAGLPPGVINFVTGLGEVVGTELTKSPDIQKIAFTGSTQIGKLVAKNSLDTMKRLTLELGGKSPNIILDDADFSIAIPMAVAACYLNNGQACIAASRLIVPEDRLGEVKRLARAAVEQIKTGDPRNKNVTLGPLASRKQYKRVQEYIKSGIEEGAELIIGGEGHPSGLEDGNFVKPTVFANVTRDMRIAKEEIFGPVLSILTYKTEAEAIEIANDTEFGLIAYVSSANPERANRVARKLAAGRVLINTIGHDPFAPFGGFKQSGIGREGGIFGLQEYLEPKAILS, from the coding sequence ATGAACGAAAACGAAACCACCGCTCTGGTAAGAGTCTTTGATCGCGCCTACATCAACGGCAAGTTCGTCACACCACACGGAACCCAGGCCGTTGACCTAGTGAACCCGACCAACAACACCGTGATCGGCAAGGTCATCATGGCGGATGAGATCGACACCCGTCAGGCCATCGCCGCAGCCAAGGAGGCGTTCCATACTTTTTCGCAAAGCAGCAAGGAATACCGCATGGACTGCTTGCAGCGGTTGCATGATGCCGTTGCCAAGCGAATGGATCAACTCGTTGACGCAACGGTTCTGGAATACGGCGCTCCGCAAGACCGCGCGAAGAGCTCGAACAACCTCGCGGCGAACATATTCCTGCACTTCAAAGAAGTTCTCAAGGACTTCGGTCTCGTAAGAACTGTCGGGACTTCCAAAGTCGTCATGGAACCAGCGGGCGTGGTGGGCATATTTACGCCTTGGAATTCGAGCGCCGGTTCGATTGCGATCAAGATGGCTCCGGCAATCGCTGCCGGATGCACTGTTGTCATCAAGCCCAGCGAGATGAGCGCAATGCAAACGGAAGTGTTGATGGACGCTTTTCATGAAGCCGGCTTGCCTCCTGGCGTTATCAATTTCGTGACCGGCCTCGGTGAGGTCGTCGGAACGGAGTTGACGAAAAGTCCCGACATTCAAAAGATCGCGTTCACCGGTTCGACGCAGATCGGAAAACTGGTCGCGAAGAACTCCCTGGACACGATGAAGCGCTTGACGCTGGAACTCGGCGGCAAGTCGCCGAACATCATTCTGGATGACGCCGATTTCTCCATCGCCATTCCGATGGCTGTCGCAGCTTGTTACCTGAACAACGGTCAAGCCTGCATCGCGGCTTCGCGCCTGATCGTGCCGGAAGACCGGCTGGGCGAAGTGAAGCGGTTGGCGAGAGCGGCCGTCGAACAAATCAAGACGGGCGATCCGCGAAACAAGAATGTGACTCTCGGCCCATTGGCCAGCAGAAAGCAGTATAAGCGCGTTCAGGAATACATCAAGTCGGGCATCGAGGAAGGCGCGGAACTCATTATCGGCGGAGAAGGTCATCCTTCTGGACTTGAGGATGGGAATTTCGTGAAGCCCACCGTGTTCGCCAATGTCACACGTGACATGCGGATCGCGAAGGAAGAGATCTTCGGACCGGTCTTGTCGATATTGACGTACAAGACGGAAGCTGAAGCCATTGAAATAGCCAACGACACCGAATTCGGGCTCATCGCCTATGTAAGCTCGGCCAACCCGGAACGCGCGAACCGTGTGGCGCGCAAACTTGCTGCCGGCCGAGTCCTTATCAATACAATAGGCCACGATCCATTTGCTCCCTTCGGTGGCTTCAAACAATCAGGAATTGGTCGGGAAGGGGGGATCTTCGGACTGCAGGAGTATCTGGAGCCCAAAGCGATCCTCAGCTAA
- a CDS encoding PadR family transcriptional regulator, which translates to MNTAEDKDLYSGLIRLHILHHAAQAPLFGLWMVEELRHHGYKMSTGTLYPILHGLERKGYLRSQVERQGKTSRRMYRATALGKRALKMALGKVRELFGELIKDQK; encoded by the coding sequence ATGAATACCGCAGAAGATAAGGATCTCTACTCAGGGCTCATCCGCCTTCACATCCTGCACCATGCGGCCCAAGCCCCTCTCTTTGGCCTCTGGATGGTCGAGGAGCTTCGGCATCATGGCTACAAAATGAGCACCGGCACTCTGTACCCCATCCTCCATGGCCTGGAACGCAAAGGATATCTCCGGTCCCAGGTGGAGCGCCAAGGAAAAACGTCCCGCCGGATGTACCGGGCAACAGCACTTGGAAAACGGGCGCTGAAGATGGCACTGGGTAAAGTCCGGGAACTCTTCGGAGAACTGATCAAGGATCAAAAATAA
- a CDS encoding PadR family transcriptional regulator: MAKPSSLIQGTLDLLILKTVSLEAVHGWAIAKRIQQVSNDVLLVQQGSLYPALHRLEQQGWIESESRETASGRVAKFYSLTRAGKKQLTQELGQWERLSAAISLVVKPV; encoded by the coding sequence GTGGCAAAACCTTCCAGCCTGATTCAAGGAACTCTCGATCTGCTGATCCTGAAGACGGTATCGCTCGAAGCTGTACATGGATGGGCGATTGCCAAGCGGATCCAGCAAGTCTCGAACGATGTCTTGCTTGTGCAGCAGGGCTCGCTGTATCCCGCGTTGCACCGCTTGGAACAGCAAGGGTGGATTGAATCGGAATCGCGCGAGACGGCCTCAGGGAGAGTGGCGAAGTTCTATTCGCTCACCCGGGCAGGGAAGAAGCAACTCACTCAGGAGTTGGGGCAGTGGGAACGGCTGTCCGCCGCCATTAGCTTAGTCGTGAAGCCCGTGTAA
- a CDS encoding ferritin-like domain-containing protein gives MTTQTFNQDVDTAIINNLIETLKDGENGFKAAVADVTDRNLKSTFEKYASQRHSFVAQLQQTVRREGETPETSGSITAAAHRGWMSVKSAVTGKNDHAILEECERGEDAAVKAYREATASGKLGSAAPLVAQQAYEIKAAHDAIRALRDGYKS, from the coding sequence ATGACTACACAAACTTTCAATCAAGATGTGGATACAGCAATCATCAACAATCTGATCGAAACGCTGAAAGACGGAGAGAATGGCTTCAAGGCCGCTGTTGCGGATGTCACGGATCGCAATCTGAAATCGACCTTTGAGAAGTACGCCAGCCAGCGTCATAGCTTTGTGGCGCAGTTGCAGCAAACGGTGCGACGGGAGGGCGAGACCCCTGAAACTTCTGGCTCAATTACAGCCGCCGCACATCGCGGCTGGATGTCTGTGAAGTCGGCTGTTACGGGCAAGAACGATCACGCAATTCTGGAAGAATGCGAACGTGGCGAAGATGCAGCGGTCAAGGCTTATCGCGAAGCAACCGCAAGCGGAAAGTTGGGCTCGGCGGCCCCACTGGTAGCGCAGCAAGCGTATGAGATCAAGGCGGCGCATGATGCGATCCGTGCGCTTCGGGATGGCTACAAAAGCTAG